tttatttcagaaaacctTAAATATCTCAaatgattttttctttcaaaaagttcttgtttcttattttgataagatacatatatttcttctttatttattgtcatagcTTGTTTTTTAAGGTTTCATTTAGTGTTTCGATCTTTTTTGCCAAATCTCTTATTTCAGAATCTTTTTCATCGTCTTTTAAATGGGATAAACTTAAAGGactattaattttagattctcttattcGAAAACTAGAGGAACATGATTTTCTTGATGGTTCCCTTAATAATAAAACTGGTTTTTCAATAGGTTTGCGCCTTGGTGTTTCAGTTTTAACAACCTTCTGGAATAAATCATCAATATAAATTCCTTCTTTGTTTTTGAATTCTATACTATGATGACTATTGGTTAATGCATagtttattgcatatgtaattgaaaaaggTTCGTCATTTTGTTCCATTAAACTTTGTCTATGAAACTTATAAGCTAAACTTATGGATCTATCAAAATTCTTTGTTGATAAGGGGATAGCATATCCAATATGGGTATTAAATTTTACATTTACATTTGCCAAATTTCCATGAATAATTCCGATTATTTGATCTGTGGGATCAATAATTCTTTTATCACTAATTGCTAaacttattggtgaattaattcctttcatatatgttGATTTTACTAAAACTTGgatagtactaatatgaatccatccgATCTTAGACCTTTTTTGTtgatcttttattttctttatttgttcgtttatttgttcttcatctattAGAGCTATTTCAAGTTCCCCATTAGCAGATTCTATTTTTATAGGTGCTTCAAACTGCATTTTTCCATAATATATTATGTTCTTTCTATTAaagatttcttttaaaaagCTTTGTTTAAAATTCTCATTTGCCCTGAGATCTAGTTCTGATTTTAAAATAGCCTGTTTTTCATTATCAAGTAAAGcagttattttataataatcagattcttcaGTTATTTCCAAATCTTCTAAGTAGTTCATAATATAAAAAGATTGAGATGAAGATGTACCTTTCTGGAGATGaacttttatttaatgttattttacaATAGGTGTTTTTCTCCAGAGGGGAGATTTTTCAACttaactccagaggggagtttcTTAGAATTCTTTTTTCTAATGGATCAGACTCCAGAATCGCCTCAGCTACTTCCTCTTTGCCCTCCTGGCCTGTGAGTACTCTAAGCTTCCTGCTTTCTGATTTCTGATCCCCTATCAAATGACTTAGCActctatttataatggttgggtctgatggacaaatcacatccttacccttcttgtGACGTCATTGCATGCGTCACTGAGCCCTTAGTTTTTACCAACTACATTATTGGTGCTTTTGTGACGTAAGCTCTTACATTATTCAACAATAATGTTGATGGATGACTCAGATGTCTCATCCTCTTCTTTTCCCACGTGGGTGGGGTCTTCAGCATTGTTGCTTTCTTCAGACATTTCTGAGGCGCACAACTGGCATTTGTGGTCTTCTTTGTCTTTTAGTAAATGGCATAGATTCCTCCTTATCCCGTCAGGAAGTTTTTCCAGTAATCCAGAAAAGTTGTAAAATGCTGATTCAAAATCCACTAGGAGTCTCATCTctcttgattcaatttggttttTCTTACTAGAAACGATTAGAGTGTTTCTGCTTTTGTAGTTTATTCTTGTTCTGGattctttgtttattttttgagcTCTCTCGAAGACTCTTGCCAATGTGCTAGCTAATCTTCCTTCGTCGTTATAAATTGACAAATCTTGCACTTGTTCTATTGGTTGAAAATCTCCTGGGAAAACTGACATGAAAATCACTTGAAATGCTGGGATCAAacattctccttcttcattgaAGATTGGCTGACTActtgtaaattttagggatatatcccttggtTCTCTTGtatcaatcatatttttaaattttttcactgCATCTGTAAAACCTGCAGGAAattctttaataatatttaaattatcaaaaattaGGATTGTATCAATTAACCCATATTGGAAAAACTAATATGTATCAGAGGGTGAAGCCTCTGGAAATATTaccagctttgttagctgttctttgTTAATGGGATAATATCCCAATATTGCTCTTTTGTCTAGAGTCCAGTTTAGAACTAGATTAAGGGTTTCTCTACAGTTTGATCTGCAGAcccttttcttgtcatttaattcGGCCTTTGTGGGAATATTTTTCAGCATTCCTGTTCGAACTTGGACTGGAGTCTTTTGGATTTGGGCTGGAGCTTTTTCAGCTCTTCTTAGAATTTGCTCTGGGTGGAGCACTTCATATTCTCTAAGGGATTCTtttgcttcttctattgtcaAGAATCCTCCTTTGTGGATAGTTTTGGGCTGGTGAGTGAATGGGGCTGCTTTAGCCCAATCGTCGTAGACTCCTTTCATTGGGCCATTATAGAtgacataatattttttgtcctgagttgattttttaactatttctgCCAGAGTTTTATTTTCAGGaattttttcagaaaaaattggttttggtttttgTGGCTGGTCCACCACGCTTAGCTGACTAAACTCTGATGGTGTTGCCAGTATTGGTATTGGAGCAGGTAATGTTACCTGCTGGGTTACTTTCATGGCTTCCATGGCCTTCTTGATGGATTGAATTTGAGCTCTTAGCTGTTGACAGTGATTGCACTTTTCAAGCCCTTGTTCAAGCTTCTGGATTTCTTGATTCATTGTGTTGACAAtgaactccattctcttgtcaatgtatctgcaataatatttttatttcctttaatgTACTCGATTTTTATCGGGTATTGTAATAGAAACATTTGCCATCTTACCAGACGACCATGATTATAATCAGCTTGTAAATTGTATCTAATAAAACCTGTTAAATAACTTGAGTCTGTTCGTAACGTAAATTCCTTGGGAAGTAGATCAATCCTCCATTTCTTAATAGTTTTTATTGCTGTTAGAGTTTCTTTTTCATGGGTAGTATACCTCTGTTCTGTTTGTGTAAATGTTCCAGAGATATATCTGCATAGTAATTCCTTTGAGGAAtgtttagaatctagtgattctttttctttgttcaagcTTTTTTCAGCTTTTTTAGCTTTTAGACAGCCTGACCaggttttgtttctttttctttgttcaagcTTTTTTCAGCTTTTTTAGCTTTTAGACAGCCTGACCAGGTCTtgtctgaagcatctgtttctactattaaaTAGTCATCTTCTtctggaatataaagttctgGAAGATTTTTACAaagttctttaattttttgaatctgCAGGCTATCCTTTTCTTCccatttccaaatcttttttatacttatttttgaaaataagtttttagtatagtctgttatattctttaaaaattcttgatcagaaatataatttatgcaccataaaaatctttgtaattgttttctatcttccATTTTATCAGGAAATAAATCTACTTTTTCTAATacatttggttgaagttttaaCTTCCCTTCAGTAGATAGAATTAATCCGagaaattctattttttgttttgctaGTTTAGCTTTCTTTTTACTAAGGACTAAAcctttttctttacatctttctaagacaattagtaatttttgaagatgatcttctttatcTTGTTTTGTAAAGATTAATATATCATCAAtgtaaactagaacaaattcatttaaatcttttaaattttcttccataaatctttgataaatacctggAGCTTGTTTTAGTCCAAAAGGTAGGACATTCCATTCGTAGAGTAATACTcctgttgattcttttgttggacaagtaaaagcagttaatttctttgtttcttcatctaaacgaagttgccaatatcctgattttgcatcgagcgatgaaaaccaagttgctcctttgatctTTTCTAGAATGGAATCTTTTCTTGGGAGCTTATGAGCATCACCTATGGTTGCTtcgttcatttttttataattaataaccattcttcgttttccTCTTTTAATTTCGTTATTGTTTTCAACATAAAAGGCTGGGGCCGCATGAGGGCTTTTACTTAGTCTTATAATTCCTTTATTCAAAAGATCCTTACATTCAGATGAAAATTCTTCCTTATCTCTAGCTGAATagggaattttatttggaacatttatttCCCTTGTAGGAACTTTTAGCTTAATGCTTATTAattctttgtttgtatttttaatatttagaggATTTTCAGCACAAACTTCATTTAAAAGCTCTTCTATTTTGATTTCCAGGTCATTTTTTGGACTTTTTATCTGGAAATATAAGTTCAAATAACATTCttctaaaattgaaaatattttgaattttaaaatttcgttTATAGTAGTAGttgggatttttattaattttgccCTTTGATTTAAAGAGGAATCATATGGAGCTTTTagaactatatatgttaattcttggaTAAAAGGGTGATATAACTTTAGGAAATTATTTCCTATAATAAGATCTATTCCAGattctaatttatatatagatggaacaatgaaTCTGTAATTTTGAATGAAGACTTCAACCATTTctgcttttaaattaattttgtgtaTAGATTTATCGGCTATTCTAATTCTTAGCGGATTTTCTAACTTTTTCCAATTAAGTCTTATATTTGAACTTGCAAAACATTTTGTTGCCTCTGTGTCTATAAAGgcattaataaatttttctgtaatttttacAGTAATAAACGTAGCGCTATTACTCAGTTCCTGAGTTTGTTTCTGAGTTTGTttctgagacatattcaaaaatatattttagctcATCATCAGATTCTTCTAGAGGTTCCATAAAACAAGTTTTTGCAACTTCCAGTTGCTTAGTTAGGtcttttttatccttcttttttggACATTCATTTGCATAATGTCCTTCTTCTTGACAATACCAACATTtacagttttcttttttatttgggcaatagttcttttgttttttattgataCTTCTTTTCctaaaatatctcttttttctccaatttggataatattttctttttctaaagtgatattttctttttctttggataTTTTTATAGGGATGGTATTTccgaatatttttattagaaccATATTTTTGAGGAATTTCTTCGTTATCTTGAcaacaaattctaattatattattaaatcttTTCTGAGTAgcttcttgcatacaacgttcttttatttcctctcttataGCAAATgttgctccaccaaaattattttcaattgttttattacttatttctcttataaatcttcccatgATAATttcattagcaggatatggaagttttgtgATATACAtgctaagataatgatttttatcttcttcttttaatttataataatatattctatattCACAAATATAGGATTCTATATAACAAAGATCGAATATCTGAATATTGGCcaaatgattttttgcttctaaatactctttttcagaaatttcttttctatgatctatgacattttttccaaaaaattctttgtATAGAACCCTCATTatatgtgctattttatcataagctgttgttttttcagctaattcttctattattttattatctattgATAACATATAATttcttatagttcctttagtatggAATCCTATAAAATTCCAGATATCCATTTCAGATAATTCGTTTAATTTTGGGTTTGTATAAGCTTCTAATAGAAATGAGTTCATCCAATCTTCGAAAATCTCTTTTTCGTTCTTTTTGcaatctagatcaagcattttttctcCTTCTAGTTCTTGAattttaggaacgtattttaatggtattttagtatatttcaaatttttgctTATAAAACCCTTTTTGAaggcataattttcaaaatctgtttcccatttaaattggGTTTGATTATTATTCCcagatgttccagcttcatcTTTTACTTGTACTGGATGTACtggttcttcatcacttgaataGTCTAAAACATATTCTTCTCTTTCAGAAAATTCTGGTTCTTCTTTAATCTGAAAACCTTGTTCCATAAAATTAtcttcttgagccatttttaattgtttaaaaaacaTTGTAACTTCTTCCAATTTTTCATCAATATTCATAGTTTTAGGGGTGGTCTAACCTTTAGATTTGTTGTATTGATTTTGTCTTGGACTTCTTCTTTCTTAGGAATTTCTTTTTGGAAATGTTTATCAAGAATttgttcaattttatttattatattaggctcttctttttctttatttttctgaaattttagagaaactaaaatttcttcaagcatatctattatagaatttaattgtggatTAAAAGTATGATGAAGATGGGGATAATTGTCTCCAtgataacattttttagaaacTCCATGTGAGATGTAAGTTTTTTcgggtttttgaagtccttcaataaaacttatagtaaaataaagattttgagaaaattcattttgtattgattttaagaattcggtgttATTACAATtgacattagttaaaatcattaatttttgatctattagttttgataatttaattatttcttctcttaaatcttctaatttacttttttccattaggtgacgcttttctttgtgaagagttACGGTTTTAAGTTAAAAATGTGGTTTTAGAGTGTGTGGTTTAGATTTTGCCATGTAGGCACATCTTTAAAACAACATCTTTACCATATATTTCTCCTTTATAATTTACActtgtttaatttgtatatttatttatttattttccctgCCTCAATAGTAACTAAGACCCACGACCACGAGAAAGGGACAGTAACACGTCATCAACGTTTCAATTTATGAAGTTTGTTATGCCTTATTGCTGTATTCTAATTAAGCTAATAAGTCTAACCATGATATCgtcatattataatttatttctgATCCGGGTTGCGTTGCCAGTACGAGACAAAATGAGGGTTGTTAATCCCAACAATCATTATTAATTTGTGGTATCAATATCCTATTATCCTCAATGCACCTCCTTTAAACCTTATTATATCCTCTACCTAAGTACCTAACTAATATTCTCTATGAAAATAATACTTAAGATGCACGCAGAGGCATCATGTAATTAACTAATTCAGTGATGCTCTCTTTCCAGTTTTGCGTTGGATAAATGCTTTCCCGTCGTTTATCActtgaataatattatatgtattacaataatttttatatttttattattttttattttttatattaaaaataattaataaaaaattaaaaatagtatgtctcttatataaaaaagatatacaaaaaaatagtataaatgtcttttctcttattattttaaatttaattttaatatactatcaatataaaataattttatacgtgtatatattaataaaaatatatttttttatattaatcacacaaataattatctaaaaaatttgatataattacacgattatacaaaatattttatatataccgTTAATACATTCAAATTAAACTCTATTATTTATACCATCGTTGGATTAATTATAGGAAATATTTCGTAATACCTTGCAATACTTACAATATACTACTGCAGAAAATGTTTGCCATACTCTTCTTTTTCTAGAAAGATATATATGTCTGCATACGTATAGTATATATTCTAAACAATACTTTAGACTTCATATTCATATTTCacattttgaattattttattagaatcgATTTTATCTTCTGTTCATACTAtgacttaaaaataaaagtcaggatccaagtaattaatttaatccaatttacaaaaaaattcaaaaaagctTAACAAATCGCCACACAGATTGGTGTGAGTTAGCCACATGGGTCAATTCGTCCAATTTATTTGGACATGGGTATCAAAAACTATATTCAATTCGATTTGCATGACAAATAAGACTTTATCAAATTACTATAGATATCCGTCCACAATCGATTTACTACTTTAAATGTGGAATAACTCTTCAGATACTAGAGGAAAAATTATTCACTATTCTAAATAACGAAATTTGAAAATGATGGCCACGTAACCACTTACTTTTATAATTACATCACTTAAttctgatattttttaatttcaatttatttaaaatttatttaaaatttttgttaacttAAATATCAAAATACTTTATAAATATTCCATCATTATCTATTCGAGGACGCTATATAACTTCACTCTTCTAATGAATAAGCtttcatttaaaataatttggatcTCACATCTAGACATAAATCAcatacataattatttatttattgtttttttcttaACTGATGTCCTTGATATCAGCCATAGCATGGTTTTACTGTATATATCAATGGTTGTTGATTAATGATTCTGTCAAAGATGCGGGGCAAATGCAATAAAACTCTCTTCAGACGTATATGTGTATCCTATCTTATAACATATTTTGTTTAAAGTATTCTTTATATGAATTTAAATCttctaagtgaaaaataaataaaataatagaatgataaattaattactattaaaTTTATAGTGAAATTAACTAAACAAGTTATTTGAATTTGTGAGGCGtgaaacttttttattattgtcatcGGCTAAGATAAAAGAGTGGCTTAATAATCATATATAGTTAAAGAACACATTGTCAGgggaaaaataattattttccacATACAAGTTATTTTTCCATACAAGTCATTTTACCTAATTCACTTCACGTGCTTCGTAATAtaattgttgagttaagaaattaactaaattgaTAATGACAAATATTGATGCATTGGATTAAACACCCAGTTAGTTTTGATTATGTTTGATTAGTGTTACAcgccaaagaaataaaatagcAGCAGCCCAAACAAATAGAACAAAGAAACAGAAGCTACTATAGTGTGCAAAACTCACAAGCACAGCCCAAACAAAAGTGTGACAGAAGATATTTAGGCTGAATGAAAAATATTCAACTCAAGCCCAAGAAGAAGTCCTCCAAGCAGAAGCATTCCAGTGCCAATGTTCACAAGCTTGCTTCGATCATGatcagaaagaaagaaagagaaaggtaaATCACAAAAAACTAATATCTAATCACTCAAATCAAAGAAAGCTAAGCTAAGTCAGAGGATAAAGGTGATTTATTTCCATTTGCATgcaattatatttttcttgctTCTTCTCCAAATTTTTGTAACTCCAATTTGGGATAAATGGAGAAAGTGTTTTCTGATAATTACTGTTGTGAATCAAatgctaaaattattttttggcgACAAAGCACTTACTCAAGGGTTCATATTTGGGTTGACTATTGGAACTCTTCTCTTTGCTGATCTGAGGTCTTCGGTCAAGCAAAAAGATCAGCTTTAAAATTCCTAATTTTGGGATTAATTGAACAAAGTGAAATGACAAACTTGGGAAGCACACAACTCAAGGAGTTGACTTAGAAGAAATGAAAACAACAATTTTTGAAAGAggtacaaataaaaaaatttcatttttctgAGGCAACGAGAAAGAACCAGATTTTGAGTTCTtgttttaaaaagtttttttgtGAAGAGTTCATCAACTTTGGACAATGTTTTCTAAGTTAAAGAAGCATTCCATCAAGATGAAGAACTCAATCAAAGTCAGCTGAATCCGATTCAACTTATAGCAATAGAGGCACAAAAAAtttggtgcggaatttataacccacaaactaaccggcaagtgcaccgggtcgtaccaagtaatatcttaggtgagtgagggtcgatcccacgaggtttgatggatcaagcaacaacggttaagtgatttacttagttagtcaaacagaaaatagtgtttgaaggttcaaaagcattaacagtGAATCAGAGAATCAGAAAACAAGCAATAAATAAGTTGTaaataatatatggagaaacagttaaggcttcagagttatctattttccggattgatttttcttactaaatattttaatcatgtaagatttaattcatggcaaactatatgtgactaaatcctaattccttagacctttttagtctcctctaaaattcatcaactgccaattccttggtcacttaattccaattagagggtgaagtacaattctagtttatatgccacagaaatcctaattacccaaatataagaggattatatgtcatgtatcccgttaagtccagataattagaaatttaggagaatatgttttcaagctgttgttcaagtaaagagcttttccaagttatacaagaactcaattagaacaagggtcacacttccgttccacccaaattcataagataaaaaacaaaaacaattcttgaattataaatcagtacatgaattaaaatagaaaaataatagtatcaatccatacaatagacagagctcctaaccttaacaatggatgtttagttgctcatggtgcAGAGAGAAAACAAGGATTCTGAAAAACTGTAAATTATTTTTCcatttatatctaatcctaattaatgtaaaatatatttcctaaaactaaaataacatcttttcctattttaaaatactatacaaatttaatcaaaattaactaATCATTCGTGCAAGCTCTTGGACGTATGTGGGGACCATTGGCGTTATTGGAGTCCCCGCTGAACTTGGATTTTTCCAAGTTCAATGTGGAGAAGGCAGTGGAGTCTTGTGCGTGTCCCCTTGAATCCACGCTGACCTTGGCTTTTCCCAAGTTCGGCGTGGAGAAGGCAGCGTGTGCTTCCCTGGGAGTTCTCAAATCCACACTACGTGGAGGAGGCAGAGGTTGTTGGAGGAGAAATATGCACTATAATATATTACGTTGAAAAGtcctggaagttagctttccaatgccgctGGAATAATGTcaattggatttctgtagctcaagttattcctgtttgagtgcaaagaggtcaggattgacagcatcattcgctttcttccttttctgctacaaaactccgtcaaatccatccgaatgctacctaaaataaatagaattgtacacaactcaaagtagcatccatagtcgctaaaagatatttaaattttgattaaactcaacaatttgaatgcaaattcactaggaaaagatagagaagatgctcacgcatcacaacaccaaacttgaattgttgcttgtcctcaagcaaccaaaattagTACATGATcaagatgtgaatttgcatgagaagtgAGAGTTTAGTCATGCTCAAATCTATACTTAAAGTGGGATTTATTCATTGTaactctgaacagttttggcatctcactctcctttgaatcagaggaATGTCAGTGTTATTTGGAGTTAGAATTCGgatcatattatgaattctctaagCCTTATActccagtttaatccttgaacacaacaaaatttaccataactctctttttctttggtgctttgcaccttaaACCTAACCGTGactttttaaatgttttgtcttaaactttacttgacacagaaacaccacaagcacttgacTGGGGAACTCTTTCTAAGTTCTGATTGCTCTTTCAGTttctcccagacagtggtgctcaaagcctttggcatactctgctGAATGCATTTGGTCAAGATTCTAAATATTtcgtctcaaggattacttgaaaCAAGAATACCACAAGCATATAACtaggaaaacaactctttgagcttttaatcatttCAGACTctctagtcattgatgctcagagccttggaccttgctcttATGCtcattttgctatttttttgcttcaaggattaaaatttttttaatttcagagaagtcataatagtTCTCTAATTTCCTGTTCCTCATACATAAatatcccttgattcaaattcgaatatgcactgttcatgtcattCATTCAGAATTACAAATAACACCACCATATTTAAGTACATAAGACTAATGTTAAATATAAACTCACTCTTTTTATGCATTACatcactctttttttttcttttgattcaaGCTCAAtgagcaatacatgagacaCATTttcagaataaaatttaa
The Arachis duranensis cultivar V14167 chromosome 5, aradu.V14167.gnm2.J7QH, whole genome shotgun sequence genome window above contains:
- the LOC107487924 gene encoding uncharacterized protein LOC107487924; protein product: MIDTREPRDISLKFTSSQPIFNEEGECLIPAFQVIFMSVFPGDFQPIEQVQDLSIYNDEGRLASTLARVFERAQKINKESRTRINYKSRNTLIVSSKKNQIESREMRLLVDFESAFYNFSGLLEKLPDGIRRNLCHLLKDKEDHKCQLCASEMSEESNNAEDPTHVGKEEDETSESSINIIVE